A DNA window from Methylobacterium sp. NMS14P contains the following coding sequences:
- a CDS encoding KilA-N domain-containing protein, which produces MQQHLELIPHQTAGGLVCQRPSDGYINATAMCQATGKRWNHYASNEGTKAFIAALAADTGIPAAVLVQSLSGGTPELQGTWVHPQVAINLATWCSPIFAVQVSKWVHDWMRGHSAVRPALPYHLRRHLANHPNVPAGHFSILVEMTILLIAPMEDMGYTLPEHLLPDISQGLMFCKWLREEWGIDTDALPKYRHDFEDGRVVWPKAYPDDMLAEFRRHFWTAWLPLKSEAYFAGRDSRALEYLPRLLAKAAAAGLHAPAKRLPPRPIPKKMRQA; this is translated from the coding sequence GTGCAACAGCACCTCGAACTCATCCCCCACCAGACGGCCGGCGGCCTCGTCTGCCAGCGCCCCAGCGACGGCTACATCAACGCCACGGCGATGTGCCAAGCGACCGGGAAGCGGTGGAACCACTATGCATCCAACGAGGGCACGAAGGCCTTCATCGCGGCGCTCGCGGCCGATACCGGAATTCCGGCCGCGGTGTTAGTTCAGTCACTTAGCGGCGGAACGCCCGAGCTGCAGGGCACCTGGGTGCACCCGCAGGTCGCCATCAACTTGGCCACTTGGTGCTCGCCGATCTTCGCGGTGCAGGTGAGCAAGTGGGTGCATGACTGGATGCGCGGTCACTCCGCGGTCCGGCCGGCGCTGCCCTACCATCTGCGACGCCACCTGGCGAACCATCCGAACGTGCCGGCTGGGCACTTCTCCATCTTGGTCGAGATGACGATCCTGCTGATCGCCCCGATGGAGGACATGGGCTACACGCTGCCTGAGCACCTGCTGCCGGACATCTCGCAGGGCCTCATGTTCTGCAAGTGGCTCCGCGAGGAGTGGGGCATCGACACGGACGCGCTGCCCAAGTACCGGCACGACTTCGAGGATGGCCGCGTCGTGTGGCCCAAGGCCTACCCGGACGACATGCTCGCGGAGTTCCGTCGGCACTTCTGGACGGCGTGGCTCCCGCTCAAGTCCGAGGCCTACTTCGCCGGCCGCGACAGCCGGGCTCTGGAGTACCTGCCGCGGCTGCTTGCGAAGGCTGCGGCCGCCGGGCTGCACGCCCCCGCGAAGCGCCTGCCGCCGCGGCCGATCCCGAAGAAGATGCGTCAGGCGTAG
- a CDS encoding DUF6874 family protein translates to MVSFQIARPDRAIVSAIVERAARLALIEGQEERIGSEMDLIATHANGNPLRLADLLAADDFNFRHDFIGIANCLDRTTGKLLRNFVPRFSARVSEAA, encoded by the coding sequence ATGGTCAGCTTTCAGATTGCGCGGCCCGATCGGGCCATTGTTTCTGCCATCGTGGAGCGTGCCGCGAGGCTCGCCCTCATTGAGGGACAGGAGGAGCGGATCGGCTCGGAGATGGACCTGATCGCTACGCATGCGAACGGCAACCCGCTGCGCCTTGCTGACTTGCTGGCCGCGGACGACTTCAACTTCCGACACGATTTTATCGGCATCGCGAACTGTCTGGATCGAACAACCGGCAAGCTGCTGCGCAACTTCGTGCCTCGGTTCTCGGCTCGCGTTTCGGAGGCCGCGTGA
- a CDS encoding helix-turn-helix domain-containing protein, with the protein MAATVYPAGVIDRDTIKAARALLGWNAERLASESKVSLGAIKDIERGATNPKLDTLKAIQEAFDRGGVVILEPGDMRLGGRGVRFKD; encoded by the coding sequence GTGGCCGCGACCGTCTATCCGGCTGGCGTGATTGATCGCGACACCATTAAGGCCGCTCGGGCCCTTCTAGGCTGGAATGCCGAGCGCCTTGCGTCGGAGAGCAAGGTCTCTCTCGGCGCGATCAAGGACATTGAGCGCGGAGCGACGAACCCGAAGCTTGACACGCTCAAGGCGATCCAAGAGGCGTTCGACCGTGGCGGCGTCGTGATCCTTGAGCCGGGCGACATGCGGCTCGGCGGCAGGGGCGTTCGGTTCAAGGACTGA